The sequence GGTCCCAGGGTCCGTTTCGGAGTACGGGCCGGTGGGGGCTTGTCGCGCCCCGCGGCGGAGCCGCAAATGTCACAGCCCCGCGCCCCTGAAGGGCCCCGCCCGAGCGGGCCCCTGCCTAGAAGGGGCCCAGCCTCAGCCTTGCTCGCAGGGGTTCCGCGCATGCCCTCGCCCCCGCTGCCGCCGCCACCGCCAGCAGCAGTGCCCAGCGGTCGTGGCTGGCTGACCAGTGGGGGTCGTCCGGGGTCACGAAGAGGGTCCAGCGGGTCGGCAGGAGGAGGAACGCGGTGGCGGCGGTGGCCAGCAGCCAGGCCGAAACCGCCGTTCCCGGCTCGGTGACCTGGGTGCGGCGTACGGTCAGGGCCGCCGCGGCGAGGGCCAGTGCCGCGGTGGCGGCGGCCTCCAGGGTGAGGGCACCGACCGGCGGCCGGGCCTCCTCCGGGACGAGGAGCACCGCCGCCGTCCAGCAGAGCGCGGCCCACGGGGCGACCAGCGCCACGCGCAGGGCGACCCGCAGCGGGCGCCGGGCCGGCACCGTCGAGGTGATGTGCCGGGCCGGGTCGTCCAGCAGGAACGCGAGGCCCAGGGCGAGGACCAGCGCGGTGGTCCGCAGCGCGTAGAGGCCGAGATACGGGTCCGGCGGGCCGGACCGCATGCGCGGGATGCCTGCCAGCAGCAGCCCCACGGCGGCGGCTGCCGCGAACGCGCGCCGGGGCAGCGCGTGCCACACGGGCGGCAGCAGAGCGCGTGTCGTGGCCGCCGTCATTCTTCCTCGCACGCGTCACCGTCCGTCGCCTTGCCCGCGGCCGGTACGCCCAGCAGTTCCGCCACCCGTGTCATCGACGTCCGGGGCGAGGTGAGCTCCGTCCACTTGGCCTTCACCTTGCCGGCGACGTCGTACCGCGGCTTCTTGAGCAACTCCACGACGATGCGGGTCTGTTCGGCGCTCATGCTGAACGGTTCGGTGGGTGACAGGACGAGGGCGCGGCCCTCGTCGCTGTCGTCGAGGCGGACGTGGCGCAGCGCGGACATCGGGTCGGACTCGCCGCCCAGCGCCAGCCACATGACCGTCACCACGCGGGCGTCGCACACCTCGCTGCCCGCCTTCTCGTCGCCCGCCACCAGCACGGACGCGACGGCTACGGCGAACTCGGGGACGCGGTTGCCGCCCCAGTCCGTGCCGACGGTCACGTGGCCGGGTGCGGTGGACGGGGAGATCAGGGTGTCGGACGCCAGCCCGTAGCGGGCGTCGAGGCGCTGTTCCACGGTCAGGCGCTCGCCGCCGGCCCTGCCGCCCGCGAGGTTCTGGACGCGGTCGACCACGGCGGCCCAGTCGGCGGTGCGGCCCGTCCACTCGGGGAAGGCGCAGTAGGAGGACCTGCCGTGCTCGACGCACGAGCGGACCTTCTCCGGGGTGACCGACGCCCGTTCACGGGCCGGCGTCGAACCGGACGGGGTGCCGCCGGACTGGCCGACCGCGCCGACCAGCGTGAGCGCGAGCGATCCCGCGACGGCCGCCTTGACGACCGTCGTGCGCCCGCCGCCGACCAGCACCGCGAGCAGGGCGACGAACAGGACGAGCCCGACGAGGTACAGGGCGTGCCAGGCGGCGGGGCGGGCCAGCAGGTCGGAGGGGAACGGGGAGGAACCGCTCTCGCTGACGACCGGGCCCAGCCAGGTCGCCCACGTGGACCCGGACGGACTCGCCACGAAGACCGACGCGAAGAGCAGGAGGACCAGGAGGACCGGCGCGGCGACGACCGAGGGGAAGAGGCGGGCGAGGAGGACGCCCACCACGCCGAACAGCAGGACCGTCAGCGGGCCGACGACGAGTTCGGCCGGCGAACCGTGCCCGACCGCCCCGGGCTTGAGCGCGGCCCAGGTGAACTGGACGGCCACGCAGACCGCCGTGAACAGGGCCACCGGGACGATCGACAGGACATGGGCGGCCGTACGCCGCCAGGGCTCGACGACCAGCACGTCGAAGTGACGGTCGGTGTCGCGTCGGCGGGAGCGCAGGACCGCCCGGTTGACGTTGAGCATGACGACCAGCCCGATCAGCATCGGCATGGTCTGTGTGTCGCGGTCGACGTCCTGGAGCACCGGGAAGTCGCCCTGGCGCTGCGTGGTCTGCCAGACGATCCAGGCCACGTACAGCACCGAGACGGCGAGGAAGGCGATGACCAGGCGCAGCTCGCGCGCCTCGAAGCGGGCGAGGGCGAACACGGCCGCCCAGGGGCGTGGCCGGTGCGTCGGCCCGGTGGTCCGCGCGGGTGTCTCGACTGCGGTGCTCATGCCGCCACCTCCGAGGACTCGCCGTCGAGGGTGAGCAGGTAGCCGTCCTCCAGGGTCGGTTCGACGAGTTCGGCGCCCGCCGGCGGTTCGCCGACGTTGCGGAAGGAGCCCGTACCGGTGCGCCATCCGGCCCACGCGCCCGGGTCGCGTTCGGCGCTGCTCCACACCCGGCCCGCCGCCCGTGCGGTCAGTTCGGCCGGGGTGCCCTCGAAGCGGACCCGGCCGCGGACCATGACGATCACCCGGTGGCAGAGCATCGCGACGTCCTCGGTCTGGTGGGTGGACAGCAGCACGGTCCGCCCCTCCCCGGCCCGGGCGATCAGCTCCCGGAACCGCATGCGCTGTTCGGGGTCGAGGCCGACGGTCGGCTCGTCGAGGACCAGGAAACCGGGATCGCCGACGAGGGCGGCGGCCAGCGCGACCCGCTGGCGCATCCCGCCGGAGAGCTTCTTGATCCGCTTGCTCCGTACGTCGGACAGCGCGACGGCGTCCAGGACCCGCCGCACCTCGCGGTGCCGGGCGGTGCGGTCCGTCAGCTCCTTCAGGATCGCCACGTAGTCGACGAACTCGAAGGCCGTGAAGTCCGGGTGGAACCCGGGTGCCTGCGGGAGATAGCCGAGCGCGCGCCGCACCTCCTGCCGGCCGGCCGACGTGCCCGGGTCGTTGCCGAGCACCGAGAACGCTCCCTTGTCCGGGGGCACGGCGGTGGCCAGGACCCGCAACAGGGTGGTCTTCCCGGCCCCGTTGGGCCCGAGCAGCCCGGTGACACCCTCGCCGAGCCGCACCGACACGTCGTCGAGGGCGGCCGTTCCGCCGTAGCGCAGGGTG is a genomic window of Streptomyces sp. NBC_00414 containing:
- a CDS encoding ABC transporter, which encodes MTAATTRALLPPVWHALPRRAFAAAAAVGLLLAGIPRMRSGPPDPYLGLYALRTTALVLALGLAFLLDDPARHITSTVPARRPLRVALRVALVAPWAALCWTAAVLLVPEEARPPVGALTLEAAATAALALAAAALTVRRTQVTEPGTAVSAWLLATAATAFLLLPTRWTLFVTPDDPHWSASHDRWALLLAVAAAAGARACAEPLRARLRLGPF
- a CDS encoding ABC transporter permease; protein product: MSTAVETPARTTGPTHRPRPWAAVFALARFEARELRLVIAFLAVSVLYVAWIVWQTTQRQGDFPVLQDVDRDTQTMPMLIGLVVMLNVNRAVLRSRRRDTDRHFDVLVVEPWRRTAAHVLSIVPVALFTAVCVAVQFTWAALKPGAVGHGSPAELVVGPLTVLLFGVVGVLLARLFPSVVAAPVLLVLLLFASVFVASPSGSTWATWLGPVVSESGSSPFPSDLLARPAAWHALYLVGLVLFVALLAVLVGGGRTTVVKAAVAGSLALTLVGAVGQSGGTPSGSTPARERASVTPEKVRSCVEHGRSSYCAFPEWTGRTADWAAVVDRVQNLAGGRAGGERLTVEQRLDARYGLASDTLISPSTAPGHVTVGTDWGGNRVPEFAVAVASVLVAGDEKAGSEVCDARVVTVMWLALGGESDPMSALRHVRLDDSDEGRALVLSPTEPFSMSAEQTRIVVELLKKPRYDVAGKVKAKWTELTSPRTSMTRVAELLGVPAAGKATDGDACEEE
- a CDS encoding ABC transporter ATP-binding protein, translated to MSDLASVPTVSAAGLTLRYGGTAALDDVSVRLGEGVTGLLGPNGAGKTTLLRVLATAVPPDKGAFSVLGNDPGTSAGRQEVRRALGYLPQAPGFHPDFTAFEFVDYVAILKELTDRTARHREVRRVLDAVALSDVRSKRIKKLSGGMRQRVALAAALVGDPGFLVLDEPTVGLDPEQRMRFRELIARAGEGRTVLLSTHQTEDVAMLCHRVIVMVRGRVRFEGTPAELTARAAGRVWSSAERDPGAWAGWRTGTGSFRNVGEPPAGAELVEPTLEDGYLLTLDGESSEVAA